From one Lycium ferocissimum isolate CSIRO_LF1 chromosome 7, AGI_CSIRO_Lferr_CH_V1, whole genome shotgun sequence genomic stretch:
- the LOC132062928 gene encoding uncharacterized protein LOC132062928 gives MKLIARLRPVHTYTALREIIGPLQSRSFQPDFVPRDPNAKPIKYKYPPAYDPYGPRPEPSDKVVQLAERIAALPPEERRQIGPSLREILRHPNLKQIQVEGMDLGATGGGPAKAEEKKAEKTVFDVKLEKFEAAAKIKVIKEVRSFTSLGLKEAKDLVEKVPAILKQGVTKEEASEIIEKIKAAGGFAVMK, from the coding sequence ATGAAGCTTATTGCACGGTTAAGGCCCGTCCATACCTATACAGCTCTTCGTGAAATTATAGGGCCTCTGCAATCTCGTTCGTTTCAACCTGATTTTGTTCCCAGAGATCCCAATGCCAAGCCCATAAAATACAAATATCCTCCTGCCTATGATCCATATGGCCCTAGGCCTGAACCATCAGACAAGGTAGTTCAGCTTGCTGAACGTATTGCTGCTTTACCCCCAGAAGAGCGTAGACAAATCGGTCCTTCACTCAGAGAGATATTAAGACACCCTAATTTGAAACAAATTCAAGTAGAAGGCATGGATTTGGGTGCAACAGGTGGTGGACCGGCAAAGGCTGAGGAGAAGAAGGCAGAGAAAACAGTATTTGATGTCAAGTTGGAGAAATTTGAAGCAGCTGCGAAAATCAAGGTGATCAAAGAGGTTCGATCCTTCACGAGTCTAGGTCTGAAAGAAGCCAAGGACCTGGTCGAAAAAGTTCCTGCTATACTTAAGCAAGGAGTAACCAAAGAGGAGGCTAGCGAAATAATAGAAAAGATCAAAGCTGCTGGAGGATTTGCAGTTATGAAGTAA